From Campylobacter concisus, a single genomic window includes:
- a CDS encoding aminotransferase, which translates to MVNLEHIRENIILKNGIYYFDFTASGLAYKPIEDEMAKILQTYANTHSISSSNAYKTAQTYEDSRRELKSLLGLDDSFYLFACGNGATGAIKKFQEILGIYAPPALKKRYALKPDENSPLVVLGPYEHHSNEISFRQALCEVERIRLDKNGGIDFNHLEQILRINVGREIIATFSVASNVTGVLSDYRKIYTLIKSYGGIVAFDAASFSAYGNIDCDYFDALFLSPHKLLGGVGSCGLLAIKKIFANSDEPTFAGGGTVSYVSKNYAIFVKDSEQLEEAGTPPILGLIRANLAYRLRNEIGFGTIYENESELGEYLEKRLAEIPELTCYHPNNIKRLPIFSFNVTGVSPYELAKVLSKEYGIQTRAGCSCAGPYGHDLLHLKEDALFTHKPGWVRAGLHYTHTLKDVDYLVDALKSSIKKYSSSWKVDDPFSVDKISGCKGDR; encoded by the coding sequence TTGGTAAATTTAGAGCATATTAGAGAAAATATAATTTTAAAAAATGGCATTTATTATTTTGACTTTACAGCTTCAGGACTAGCTTATAAACCTATCGAAGATGAGATGGCAAAAATACTCCAAACATACGCAAATACGCACTCTATCAGCTCATCAAACGCCTATAAAACCGCTCAAACTTATGAAGATTCAAGACGTGAATTAAAAAGCTTACTAGGACTTGATGATAGTTTTTATCTTTTTGCTTGTGGCAATGGAGCTACCGGCGCGATAAAGAAATTTCAAGAAATTTTAGGAATTTATGCACCGCCAGCATTAAAAAAAAGATATGCCCTAAAGCCAGATGAAAATTCTCCACTTGTGGTGCTTGGCCCTTATGAGCATCATTCAAATGAGATAAGCTTTAGGCAAGCACTTTGTGAGGTTGAGCGTATCAGGCTTGATAAAAATGGAGGGATCGACTTTAATCATTTGGAGCAAATTTTAAGGATAAATGTCGGTCGTGAGATCATCGCAACTTTTAGTGTGGCTTCAAATGTGACGGGGGTTTTGAGCGACTACCGCAAAATTTACACTCTTATAAAATCTTATGGTGGCATTGTGGCATTTGATGCTGCAAGCTTTAGTGCTTATGGAAATATTGATTGTGACTATTTCGATGCTCTTTTTTTATCTCCTCATAAATTACTTGGTGGAGTTGGAAGTTGTGGGCTTCTTGCTATAAAAAAGATATTTGCAAACTCAGATGAGCCGACATTTGCTGGTGGTGGAACGGTAAGTTATGTTAGCAAAAACTACGCTATTTTTGTAAAAGATAGTGAGCAGCTAGAAGAGGCTGGCACTCCGCCTATTTTAGGACTTATAAGGGCAAATTTGGCTTATAGGCTAAGAAATGAGATAGGATTTGGGACAATATATGAAAACGAAAGCGAGCTTGGAGAGTATTTGGAAAAAAGACTAGCAGAAATTCCTGAGCTTACGTGCTATCATCCAAATAACATAAAGCGTTTGCCGATATTTTCTTTTAACGTAACTGGTGTTTCGCCTTATGAATTAGCCAAAGTTTTAAGCAAAGAATATGGCATTCAAACGCGTGCAGGATGTTCTTGCGCTGGGCCATATGGACATGATCTGCTTCATTTAAAAGAAGATGCACTTTTTACTCATAAGCCAGGCTGGGTAAGGGCTGGACTCCACTATACGCATACGCTAAAGGACGTGGATTATTTAGTAGATGCATTAAAAAGTAGCATTAAAAAGTATTCAAGTAGTTGGAAAGTTGATGATCCTTTTAGTGTTGATAAAATTTCAGGTTGCAAAGGAGATAGATGA
- a CDS encoding hydroxymethylpyrimidine/phosphomethylpyrimidine kinase has product MKNILIIAGSDSIGGAGVQADIKTCEAFSCYAATAITALTAQNTNGVSNIFATNITNLNEQIKMVDEELNIDAIKVGMLFNKELISCVGSWLEKFHKQGIKIVIDPVCVAKSGSKLLEDDAIASLKELFKFADIITPNIDEAKVLELDSKNLPCDMILKRSTVAEICEDTLFKKNGDVLKFKEPLIKPEIIHGAGCSFASALACLLANGHTKEEAIKVAKRYILNAIKNAITTKFGKRLLNHKVGISD; this is encoded by the coding sequence ATGAAAAATATACTAATCATTGCAGGAAGTGATAGTATTGGTGGCGCTGGCGTGCAGGCTGATATTAAGACATGCGAGGCATTTTCTTGCTATGCAGCGACAGCCATTACAGCTCTTACAGCACAAAATACAAATGGTGTTAGCAATATCTTTGCTACAAATATTACAAATCTAAATGAGCAGATCAAAATGGTAGACGAAGAGCTAAACATAGATGCCATAAAGGTTGGTATGCTTTTTAATAAAGAGCTTATATCTTGCGTTGGTTCTTGGCTTGAAAAATTTCATAAGCAAGGCATTAAAATAGTAATAGACCCAGTTTGCGTAGCAAAATCAGGCTCAAAGCTTCTTGAAGATGACGCGATAGCAAGCTTAAAAGAGCTTTTTAAATTTGCAGACATTATCACGCCAAATATCGATGAAGCCAAAGTTTTGGAGCTTGATAGTAAAAATTTACCTTGCGATATGATCTTAAAGCGAAGCACGGTTGCAGAAATTTGTGAAGATACTCTTTTTAAAAAAAATGGTGACGTGCTTAAATTTAAAGAGCCACTAATAAAACCAGAGATCATTCACGGGGCTGGATGTAGCTTTGCGAGTGCGCTGGCCTGCTTGCTAGCAAATGGACACACAAAAGAAGAGGCTATAAAAGTAGCCAAAAGATACATTTTAAATGCTATTAAAAATGCAATTACGACAAAATTTGGCAAACGTCTACTAAATCATAAAGTTGGCATAAGTGATTGA
- a CDS encoding ATPase has translation MKHLDINELIKFHLVFDEFDLKHSYYDVFEAIEAEILNNFLALMPKFYFESDTNDAIKSALIKLARSDRKKFNVNKILPQSLASKVYAKLFEKNFLLLEKSREVLPKRSKNQMLKKEERGYKIEDKIHFNSHFSRFWFRFIEPNLSLLKAGKNDEILAIIKNEFDEYASLGFEILCGELMAKKFLINGIFLSSFWSRNIELDMLLNIGGKIIVGEAKYKERKVCKNVLNLLLKKCEKLNIKPDIIALFSKSGFSSELRNLKDERLRLYEISDFEELLK, from the coding sequence ATGAAACACCTTGATATAAATGAACTTATTAAATTTCATCTCGTCTTTGATGAGTTTGATTTAAAGCACTCATATTATGATGTTTTTGAAGCAATCGAGGCTGAAATTTTAAATAACTTCTTAGCCTTGATGCCAAAATTTTACTTCGAATCCGATACAAACGATGCTATAAAATCTGCCCTCATAAAACTCGCACGAAGCGATAGAAAAAAATTTAATGTAAATAAAATTTTACCTCAAAGCCTAGCTAGCAAAGTCTATGCAAAGCTTTTTGAAAAGAATTTTTTACTGCTAGAAAAAAGTAGAGAAGTTTTACCAAAAAGATCAAAAAACCAAATGCTAAAAAAAGAAGAAAGAGGCTATAAAATTGAGGATAAAATACATTTTAATAGCCATTTTTCAAGGTTTTGGTTTAGATTTATAGAGCCAAATTTAAGCTTGCTAAAAGCTGGTAAAAATGATGAAATTTTAGCCATTATAAAAAATGAATTTGACGAATATGCAAGCCTTGGATTTGAAATTTTATGCGGTGAACTCATGGCAAAAAAATTTCTGATTAATGGCATATTTTTAAGTAGCTTTTGGAGCAGGAATATAGAGCTTGATATGCTATTAAATATAGGCGGCAAGATCATAGTCGGCGAGGCAAAGTACAAAGAGAGAAAGGTTTGTAAAAACGTGCTAAATTTACTATTAAAAAAATGCGAAAAACTAAATATCAAGCCAGATATTATTGCTCTTTTTTCAAAGAGTGGATTTAGTAGCGAGCTAAGAAATCTAAAGGATGAAAGGCTAAGGCTTTATGAAATTAGCGATTTTGAGGAACTTTTAAAATGA
- a CDS encoding sodium:proton antiporter produces MITAKFKDQLEAASKLIEILPKKELVDKKTIIVCMSLESVILTDAVCRSLNLSYEMLFSEPIPAPNNSECDVAIVSETEDIVLNDKLIKAFNISYDYIYGEAHRKYEEKILKNVYKYRKGNLIGELKDKNILLIDEGCETGMTALICIKTLLDVKVKSISYATPVIATDVFTNLNDMVDEIYTINKIVDFIDVDSYYEKKIEATSERIMSILEESPYYLPLQKQQGDKNNAI; encoded by the coding sequence ATGATAACGGCTAAATTTAAGGATCAATTAGAAGCAGCTAGCAAACTAATTGAAATTTTGCCAAAAAAAGAGCTCGTAGATAAAAAGACGATAATCGTTTGTATGTCGCTTGAGTCAGTTATACTCACAGATGCGGTTTGTAGAAGTTTAAATTTAAGCTACGAGATGCTTTTTAGCGAGCCAATACCTGCGCCAAATAATAGCGAATGCGACGTTGCAATAGTTAGTGAGACAGAAGATATAGTATTAAATGATAAGCTTATAAAAGCCTTTAATATAAGCTATGACTATATTTACGGCGAAGCGCATAGAAAATATGAAGAAAAAATTTTAAAAAACGTTTATAAATACCGAAAAGGAAATTTGATAGGAGAGCTAAAAGATAAAAATATTTTACTAATCGATGAGGGGTGCGAGACTGGTATGACGGCACTCATTTGCATAAAGACGTTGCTTGATGTGAAGGTAAAATCCATCTCATACGCAACGCCAGTGATTGCTACTGATGTCTTTACAAATTTAAATGATATGGTTGATGAAATTTACACGATAAACAAGATCGTTGATTTTATCGATGTGGATTCGTATTACGAGAAAAAGATCGAAGCTACGAGTGAGCGTATCATGTCGATATTAGAAGAGAGCCCTTATTATTTGCCGTTACAAAAACAACAAGGAGATAAAAATAATGCAATATAG
- a CDS encoding phenylalanyl-tRNA synthetase subunit alpha, translating into MFLDKLGVDKSNWSELFSACVGKATLLQKRAFKLLVEGSNWQVDFDSGKIYFDGREFDMQFIGSESFSSNTWLWGYENINGFDERLLGLANKAREFGEKFGLSAFSRPQFELDENLNGHTISMILCTAFDEQNYYRIEYDGGAAYVAFRSDAVFEEPVLANELLSVVNECLSTYDLDHKILVKGLLLSCDMKFSESPNEIVANKNELSFKFDELNRLINISSKL; encoded by the coding sequence ATGTTTTTAGATAAGCTTGGTGTAGATAAAAGTAACTGGAGCGAGCTTTTTAGCGCATGTGTTGGCAAAGCGACATTACTTCAAAAACGTGCATTTAAACTACTTGTTGAAGGTAGCAATTGGCAGGTTGATTTTGATAGTGGTAAAATTTACTTTGATGGGCGTGAGTTTGACATGCAGTTTATCGGCTCTGAAAGCTTCTCGTCAAATACGTGGCTTTGGGGTTATGAAAATATAAATGGCTTTGATGAGCGGTTGCTCGGGCTTGCAAATAAAGCACGTGAGTTTGGCGAAAAATTTGGACTTAGTGCATTTAGCAGGCCACAATTTGAGCTAGATGAAAATTTAAATGGTCACACGATTAGTATGATCCTTTGCACCGCTTTTGATGAGCAAAATTATTATAGGATAGAGTACGATGGTGGTGCGGCATACGTAGCGTTTAGATCAGATGCTGTCTTTGAAGAGCCAGTGCTAGCAAATGAGCTTTTGAGCGTAGTAAATGAGTGTTTAAGCACTTACGATCTAGATCACAAAATCCTTGTCAAAGGACTTTTGCTAAGCTGTGATATGAAATTTAGCGAAAGTCCTAATGAGATCGTAGCGAATAAAAACGAGCTTAGCTTTAAATTTGACGAGCTAAATAGGCTCATAAATATTTCAAGCAAGCTTTAA
- a CDS encoding thiamine phosphate synthase has product MIEIYAISDDVLMPENLALQYTKEILECGVKFFQFRSKKIPKDERLASEIFNLCEKFGARFIVNDDILFASRIGAKSVHLGKDDASIKEAFEILGDDAYVGVSCYDSLELAIKAKQNGASYVAFGAMFKSSTKPNAPLCKAQTISQAKEMGMNVCVIGGINFSNIASVAKVKPDMVALISAIYKDGTIKKNIENLQRNLLL; this is encoded by the coding sequence GTGATTGAAATTTATGCGATTAGCGACGATGTGTTGATGCCTGAAAATTTAGCCTTGCAATACACTAAAGAAATTTTAGAGTGTGGGGTGAAATTTTTTCAATTTCGCTCTAAAAAAATACCCAAAGATGAGAGGCTAGCTAGTGAAATTTTCAACTTATGCGAAAAATTTGGAGCCAGATTTATCGTAAATGATGATATTTTATTTGCATCTCGTATAGGGGCAAAGTCTGTGCACTTAGGAAAAGATGATGCAAGCATAAAAGAGGCGTTTGAAATTTTAGGGGATGATGCGTATGTTGGCGTTAGCTGCTATGATAGCTTGGAGCTTGCTATTAAGGCAAAACAAAATGGTGCTAGCTATGTAGCTTTTGGAGCGATGTTTAAAAGCTCTACAAAGCCAAATGCGCCGCTTTGCAAGGCCCAAACCATATCACAAGCAAAAGAAATGGGAATGAATGTGTGTGTCATAGGAGGCATAAACTTTAGCAACATTGCAAGTGTCGCTAAAGTAAAGCCAGACATGGTCGCCTTAATATCTGCTATCTATAAAGATGGCACGATAAAGAAAAATATAGAAAATTTACAAAGAAATTTATTGCTGTAA
- a CDS encoding two-component sensor histidine kinase, with product MNEHDIQAGLKSLIEQTYLIENEYKNLTSSYANLQNFIKDIVEILPNAIWVLDENDEIFLQNSEAVRLGKIFKEIPKKEGEINVDGQIYLFKTSSKDNKLIISATNITVEKRTERLASMGQVAAHLAHEIRNPVGSISLLASTLLKRADERIQPIVNQIQKATWRVERIIKATLLFTKGLNINTQIFDFSQLKKECEEAINFYDYSKDIKFSLEFPDGKYMGDLDLLTIVFQNILFNAIDAIEESDDDGGEIILSYEKTPQEHKFIVYDSGEPIKDQAIVFEPFKSSKLKGNGLGLHLCLQIVQAHKGSIEITLNPKTFCINLPIKE from the coding sequence ATGAACGAACACGATATCCAAGCTGGCTTAAAAAGCCTGATAGAGCAGACTTATCTGATAGAAAACGAATATAAAAATTTAACATCATCTTATGCAAACTTGCAAAATTTCATTAAAGATATTGTGGAAATTCTGCCAAATGCTATCTGGGTGTTAGATGAAAATGATGAGATTTTTTTACAAAACTCAGAGGCAGTAAGACTTGGTAAAATTTTTAAAGAGATACCAAAAAAAGAGGGCGAGATAAATGTAGATGGGCAAATTTATCTTTTTAAAACAAGCTCTAAAGACAATAAACTAATAATCTCTGCAACAAACATAACAGTAGAAAAACGCACCGAGCGTCTTGCCTCCATGGGCCAAGTAGCAGCTCACCTAGCCCACGAGATCAGAAATCCAGTAGGCTCTATCTCGCTTTTAGCATCAACACTACTTAAAAGAGCCGATGAGCGCATACAGCCTATCGTAAATCAAATACAAAAAGCTACATGGCGAGTCGAACGTATAATCAAAGCCACACTACTTTTTACAAAAGGTCTTAATATAAATACGCAAATTTTTGACTTTTCGCAGCTTAAAAAAGAGTGCGAAGAGGCTATAAATTTTTACGACTATTCAAAGGATATTAAATTTAGCCTAGAATTTCCAGATGGCAAATATATGGGCGACCTTGATCTACTAACCATCGTCTTTCAAAATATTTTATTTAACGCCATTGATGCCATCGAAGAGAGCGATGATGATGGGGGAGAGATCATTTTAAGCTATGAAAAAACACCACAAGAACATAAATTTATTGTCTATGATAGTGGTGAGCCCATCAAAGATCAGGCTATAGTTTTTGAGCCATTTAAAAGTAGCAAGCTAAAAGGCAATGGCCTTGGTTTGCACCTTTGTTTACAGATAGTGCAGGCTCACAAAGGTAGCATCGAGATCACGCTAAATCCAAAAACATTTTGCATAAATTTACCAATAAAGGAGTAA
- a CDS encoding polyribonucleotide nucleotidyltransferase → MQYSIEVNNQVEIFDLNKVAKQASGAVLLRVKNTVVLATVAREDTQVEEDFLPLTVQYIEKAYAAGKIPGGYVKRETKPGDFETLTARIIDRSLRPLFPKGYAYPTQIVVMVLSADPEVDLQVVSLNAASVALYLSDIPVNRPVCGVRVGYIDEKFVINPSNSELKQSAIDLYVAGTKDELLMIEMRSLPQQTTQLIPMVAIEPMIDPSLSDSMSQKQLMNEFSEDMMVEAIDFAGKAILKASSAYEEAFKEHKKEDAALDLKPEIENENIAIYIDKFYKAEVKNAINQMAKSERASELSKIAKQISSDEVAQKEGWDEAVITNVLGKYKKKIVREQIINEGVRADGRGLEEVRPISIETNVLPNAHGSCLFTRGQTQALVVTTLGTDSDAQMYDILTEKVPFVEKFMFNYNFPGFSVGEASPLKAPGRRELGHGNLAKRALAPSIDLASPYTIRVVSEILESNGSSSMASVCGGSLALRAAGVNTLKLVAGVAMGLIFEGDKHAVLTDIMGLEDHDGDMDFKVAGTSDGITALQMDIKLGGISLEVLKEALYQAKRGREHILSLMTEADKNIEINEDVLPKLELFSVDPSKIVDIIGQAGKTIKEIIEKFEVSIDLDREKGEVKIAGGAKKNVDAAKDYIISITSKDNGRSFGKKPFKHDKERSKPNFNIGDEFLGTVKSVVDFGVFIELKDGIDGLLHISKIKTPLNVGDQVKVSVSEQKGNKISLSLVE, encoded by the coding sequence ATGCAATATAGTATAGAAGTCAATAATCAGGTTGAAATTTTTGACCTTAATAAAGTAGCAAAACAAGCTAGCGGAGCAGTGCTTTTAAGGGTGAAAAATACCGTCGTTTTAGCAACTGTTGCAAGAGAGGACACACAAGTTGAGGAGGATTTTTTACCTCTAACGGTGCAGTACATCGAAAAAGCTTACGCTGCTGGTAAAATTCCTGGCGGTTATGTTAAGCGCGAGACAAAGCCAGGCGACTTTGAAACGCTAACAGCTCGCATCATCGATAGATCTCTTAGGCCACTCTTTCCAAAAGGTTACGCATATCCAACTCAAATTGTTGTAATGGTGCTTTCAGCTGATCCTGAGGTTGATTTGCAAGTTGTAAGTCTAAATGCAGCCTCAGTTGCTCTTTATCTTAGCGACATCCCTGTAAATCGCCCAGTTTGTGGCGTGAGAGTTGGTTATATAGATGAAAAATTTGTGATCAACCCAAGCAACTCTGAACTAAAACAAAGTGCGATCGATCTATACGTAGCTGGAACAAAAGATGAGCTTTTGATGATCGAGATGAGAAGCTTACCTCAACAAACTACGCAGCTTATTCCGATGGTCGCGATTGAGCCGATGATAGATCCTAGCCTAAGTGACAGTATGTCTCAAAAACAGCTAATGAATGAATTTAGCGAAGATATGATGGTTGAGGCGATTGATTTTGCTGGTAAGGCGATATTAAAGGCTAGCAGTGCTTACGAAGAAGCTTTCAAAGAGCATAAAAAAGAGGACGCTGCACTTGATCTAAAACCTGAGATAGAAAATGAAAATATCGCTATTTATATTGATAAATTTTATAAAGCTGAAGTCAAAAATGCTATCAATCAAATGGCAAAAAGCGAGCGTGCGAGCGAACTTAGCAAGATCGCGAAACAAATTTCAAGCGATGAGGTAGCACAAAAAGAGGGTTGGGACGAGGCTGTTATCACAAATGTCCTTGGTAAATATAAAAAGAAAATCGTAAGAGAGCAGATAATAAATGAAGGCGTAAGAGCTGATGGGCGTGGTCTTGAAGAGGTTAGGCCTATTAGTATCGAAACAAATGTGCTTCCAAATGCCCATGGTTCATGCCTCTTTACAAGAGGACAGACGCAAGCCCTAGTTGTCACTACTCTTGGCACTGACAGTGACGCTCAAATGTATGACATCCTAACTGAAAAAGTACCTTTTGTAGAGAAATTTATGTTTAACTACAACTTCCCAGGCTTTAGCGTAGGCGAGGCAAGTCCACTAAAAGCTCCTGGTAGACGCGAGCTTGGACATGGAAATTTAGCCAAACGTGCCCTTGCACCAAGTATCGATCTAGCTTCGCCATACACAATAAGAGTCGTTTCAGAAATTTTAGAGAGCAACGGCTCAAGCTCGATGGCTAGCGTTTGCGGTGGCTCTCTCGCACTTAGAGCAGCTGGCGTAAATACTTTAAAACTTGTCGCAGGTGTCGCTATGGGACTAATATTTGAAGGCGATAAACACGCAGTGCTAACAGATATCATGGGACTTGAAGATCATGACGGCGATATGGACTTTAAAGTAGCAGGCACAAGCGATGGTATCACGGCACTTCAGATGGATATTAAGCTTGGTGGCATTAGTTTAGAAGTGCTAAAAGAGGCGCTTTATCAAGCAAAACGTGGTAGAGAGCATATCTTATCTTTGATGACAGAAGCGGATAAAAATATAGAAATAAATGAAGATGTGCTTCCAAAGCTTGAACTATTTAGTGTCGATCCAAGCAAGATCGTAGACATCATCGGACAAGCTGGAAAAACCATAAAAGAGATCATTGAGAAATTTGAAGTCTCAATCGATCTTGATAGAGAAAAAGGCGAGGTAAAAATCGCAGGTGGAGCAAAGAAAAATGTCGATGCCGCAAAGGACTACATCATCTCTATCACTTCAAAAGACAATGGACGTTCATTTGGCAAAAAGCCGTTTAAACACGACAAAGAGCGTTCAAAACCAAATTTTAATATCGGTGATGAGTTTTTGGGAACTGTAAAGAGTGTTGTTGATTTTGGTGTATTTATCGAGCTAAAAGATGGCATTGATGGCTTGCTTCACATCTCAAAGATAAAAACCCCATTAAACGTAGGCGATCAGGTCAAAGTAAGTGTGAGCGAGCAAAAAGGAAATAAAATTTCGCTCTCTTTGGTTGAATAA
- a CDS encoding aminotransferase gives MLNIDEVRKNIILKEGLYYFDYTASGLAYKPIEDEILKFLKTYANTHSDSSSSALLTQKYYENARAELKSLLGLDDSFYLIATGQGATAAIKKFQEIMGIYISPATRALIGEANLRNLNLPLAIIGPYEHHSVEVSLREGLCDIKRIELDENNEIDYAMLENTLKQNAKRKIIASFSAASNVTGVKTDYKKIYSLIKKYNGILALDVATLSAYENVDCRYFDALFLSPHKLLGGVGSCGLLAIKKELCKNLPTFAAGGTVKYVSRTSHIFTNEVENLEEGGTPPIMQLMRANLAYKLRNEIGLNNIKVAECELGEMFCKELEKIDEVINYCPENLDRLPIFAFNVKGISPYDFATSLSSDFGIQTRAGCDCAGPYGHDLLNLKDNTIFDEKPGWVRVSIHYTHTKEDIKYLINTIKSCIKKHKEG, from the coding sequence TTGCTAAATATCGATGAAGTAAGAAAAAATATCATTTTAAAAGAGGGTCTTTACTATTTTGACTACACAGCTTCAGGTCTTGCTTATAAACCCATCGAAGATGAAATTTTAAAATTTTTAAAAACCTACGCAAACACTCACTCAGATAGTAGTTCAAGCGCGTTGCTAACGCAAAAATACTATGAAAATGCAAGGGCTGAATTAAAAAGCTTATTAGGCCTTGACGATAGTTTTTATCTTATCGCGACTGGTCAAGGAGCAACGGCTGCGATAAAGAAATTTCAGGAGATAATGGGAATTTATATCTCACCAGCCACAAGAGCTTTGATCGGCGAAGCAAATTTAAGAAATTTAAACTTGCCATTAGCGATCATTGGCCCTTATGAGCATCACTCTGTTGAAGTTAGCCTAAGAGAAGGGCTTTGTGATATAAAACGTATAGAGCTTGATGAAAATAATGAGATAGATTATGCGATGCTTGAGAATACATTAAAGCAAAATGCAAAAAGAAAGATAATAGCTAGCTTTAGTGCTGCCTCAAACGTCACTGGCGTTAAAACTGATTATAAAAAAATTTACTCGCTGATTAAAAAATATAATGGTATTTTGGCTCTTGATGTGGCCACTCTTAGTGCTTATGAAAATGTTGATTGCAGATATTTTGACGCACTGTTTCTCTCGCCTCACAAACTACTTGGAGGAGTTGGGAGTTGTGGGCTTTTGGCTATCAAAAAAGAGCTTTGTAAAAATTTGCCTACATTTGCAGCAGGAGGCACAGTCAAGTACGTAAGCAGGACATCGCATATTTTTACTAATGAAGTTGAAAATTTAGAAGAGGGCGGCACGCCACCGATAATGCAGCTAATGCGTGCAAATTTAGCCTACAAGCTAAGAAATGAGATCGGACTTAATAATATAAAAGTAGCTGAATGTGAGCTAGGCGAGATGTTTTGCAAAGAGCTAGAAAAAATAGATGAGGTGATAAATTATTGCCCTGAAAATTTAGACAGATTGCCCATTTTTGCATTTAATGTAAAAGGCATTTCACCTTATGATTTTGCTACTAGTTTAAGTAGTGATTTTGGTATACAAACGCGTGCGGGCTGTGATTGTGCTGGGCCGTATGGACATGATTTGCTTAATTTAAAAGATAATACCATTTTTGACGAAAAACCTGGCTGGGTACGTGTTAGCATTCACTACACACATACAAAAGAGGATATAAAATATCTTATAAATACCATAAAATCTTGCATCAAAAAGCACAAAGAAGGATAG
- a CDS encoding universal stress protein produces MKYKKLLFPIGAGDDIEPRIYGALKVAQWFNTHMEIMTCQLDPSVVYNMKMTLRGGVLFEEFLKSAKSELAVEHEENEKIFNKICAELGIKVTSEIIEDVCTANFTIHSGKRSAIVEQESKFCDLVVAAVPLDGKITGTFESAVLKSGKNAIVIPRKMREFKADNILVSWTGTTQSSRALTGSIDLLKKAKKVQCITSKASLGDNAELNLKKLEEYFKIHGISATFEVIATTMIPGEALLKAAIDRNADLIVASRYGENGLMEMVLGGTSRFFLEHTNIPVYL; encoded by the coding sequence ATGAAATACAAAAAGTTGCTTTTTCCAATAGGAGCTGGAGACGATATCGAGCCAAGAATTTATGGTGCCCTAAAGGTTGCTCAGTGGTTTAACACACATATGGAAATTATGACTTGCCAGCTTGATCCAAGCGTAGTTTATAATATGAAAATGACGCTTCGTGGAGGAGTGCTTTTTGAGGAATTTCTAAAATCAGCTAAATCTGAACTAGCTGTCGAGCATGAAGAGAATGAAAAAATTTTCAATAAAATTTGTGCTGAGCTTGGCATAAAAGTAACTAGTGAAATCATTGAAGATGTTTGCACTGCAAATTTTACTATTCATAGTGGCAAAAGAAGCGCGATAGTGGAGCAAGAGAGTAAATTTTGCGATCTAGTGGTGGCTGCTGTGCCACTTGATGGAAAGATCACTGGCACATTTGAGTCAGCTGTTTTAAAAAGTGGTAAAAATGCGATTGTAATCCCTAGAAAAATGCGTGAGTTTAAAGCCGATAATATCCTTGTAAGCTGGACTGGTACGACGCAAAGCTCAAGGGCATTAACAGGCTCGATCGATCTTTTAAAAAAGGCAAAAAAGGTTCAGTGCATTACCTCAAAAGCAAGCCTTGGCGATAATGCTGAACTAAATCTTAAAAAGCTTGAAGAGTACTTCAAAATTCATGGCATATCAGCCACTTTTGAAGTGATTGCTACTACGATGATACCTGGTGAAGCGCTTTTAAAAGCAGCTATTGATAGAAATGCTGATCTTATCGTTGCTAGCAGATATGGTGAAAATGGTCTTATGGAAATGGTGCTTGGCGGAACATCAAGATTTTTCTTAGAACACACAAATATCCCAGTTTATTTATAA